The nucleotide window tgccatgcaaaagattgaagcaaaaGGGTCAAcgatgagctgaaacagatcactacatcACGACatctttccataccacattcactattccatcaacagcaaaagtatctcatatcatcaaggtcgaacgtactctagatttgatggacttgttttgaccctcaaattcttgagtcggccttatactctggagggaaccagaaaaccctccagcacagttcaagaataagcctgtggaaagttacttcttcaaaagcaaaagtatctcatatcatctcttatccatttgcttctccttatcctggcagttgaatgagagacaaggagaaggagaacaatcaaccggaagccgaagtcaaacctctgatcctgggttgcttgcttggaagtttgactgcttaccttgtctgtcacctcttttggcagatctcctagctcggcgacttgggggactcctactatagggtttgtatcgcacttgaccaagcccgaaactacaagtaagcttcaagtgaaattgatacattaccttatgcatcttcatcggttaaagatatcacccctggatggaggaagcgtacttccagagaagatgccacatctacctatgagaaagataaggcaagtgaagacaataccacacctcggtacttagaagtttcatgattactcagcagcttggatcttgcaagtccccaaccgaggagcttccctcactcgggaacttaggggagcattgtttgtaccatacttgactaatcctgaaactactgagcaccggtcaacgttataccgtcaaggacccagaagagtttcccttcaaccagaaggccaatcacaatgcgacacgtgtcgacatcagaagccaatcacagcgcgacacgtgtcaacatcagaagccaatcacaacacgacacgtgtcaatattagaacaaaactagaaactctcttctataaatagggatcattctcccacaataatctctaatgtcatttttgtactaaactattcactagaactcactaaatcagagcttgaacctatgtatttgtgtaaacccttcacaatgaatgagaactcctctactccgtggacgtagccaatctgggtgaaccacgtacatcctgtgtttgcttctctgtctctatttatttacgtacttatcctcactagtgaccgaagcaaccaagcgaaggtcacaaaacctgacactttctgttgtaccaaagtcatagctgattttgtgcatcaacatatatattaaaatatagctcaatataagcTAACAATtatttcctcaccaaaaacacgagacgaaaatcaatatattaaatcaACAGGCTTCACATATATCACTTCATAAattcgtaggcatgctaatcatttatgcaattaaattataaaatcatgtaattttagaaggggtccactcacagtacttagttgccaaaagctgcgccactagcgaagacggaaacgtcacaataaatgcccctaagcacataaagagtccaataattaaaactatataatagcaattgaatttgggaaaacggatattagaaacggattcagaacgtcgttttaccctaagaagggtcccagatgaaaacccgaaaagtcaaccctaaagtcaacgttgaccgggggtcaacggtcaaattaggtcAAACGGGTTGTAGGCTTGaaatccggattagggtttaggtttaaataaaataggggatttgggattggatgggtttagggttttaaagaattttaggaacctagggttttaggttaaaatggttttagggtgagaattagggtttgggctttagcccaaacacacacatactacaaatacacacacacacacggcatgcatgtgcatgcataaacacatacacatacacacctaacacacacatacacacgggCACAAAATCACAAGGCCTTAAGgccttaataaaaataaataaagaaaaacagggctttaagccctttTTAAAAACCACCGGCCCAAGGCcctttttagggttttaaaaccaaataataaaacttaaaacaacacGGGCCTAAGACaacacgggcctaaggcccgaggGAGAGGGAAAGGCCGGGTGGCCTGTtgccaaggaagaagaaggccggaaattcggccggaaaaccaccccactttaaacggccataactttgtcactactcaacgaaataaagcgagacaaaaacgaaagttgtagccctggAAGAGACAACGAGAATGATACCTAACATGATGTCTAACTCGTCGtgttttggccggaaattgcctcgaaagcctcggaggtcgccggaaactgggtaagattcaaatgagtataacttcttcaatactcaatgaaattgagtgaaacaaaaaggaaagttatagtactcgacgagacgaagagattgatacctttcacgccggccaactcgccttggtttggccgaaaatggcctcgaaagccgtcggactcgccggaggttattttcttggtttcGCCGAGTTGCGCAGAggcaagaggaagaggaaagggacGAGGTTTAGATGGTGATTGCGTCTTCCTCGAGCAGGGAGTGCAGCTGGGTGTGAGTGTGGTCATAGAGAAGAGAGGAATAGAAGTATACGGGAAAGGAaagaaggagaggaagaaagagagaagagggcTCGGGGACAAAATCAGGGGGGTGGGTCCCCTTGGCTCACCATTTAagatcaaaaacaaattttaaaaggaAGATAAATTCCCAAACTtgatgaaaatacaaaaataccaTTTATGTACAGTAAATCTCGGGACAGTTGTTACATCTGCCACCTCCAAAAGGGTTTTCTTCAAAGTTTTTATCATGGCACTAGTTGCATTCAAGGCCACAAACATCCCATCTTCACCCAATAGGTATTTTGTTTTTGCAACTGTTTGATGTCTTTCGATGCAAATCCCGAAGTAGGTTGGTGGTAGAGGAGGGTCTAAGTGCGACCGGCAGTCCACATGAATGATGAAAAATACTCTCTGTTCTGGTCTCCTCACACCTGACTAAGCAAAACCATATATAGGCGCATGTTAGTGAAAATGTCGACATATGCAATAGTTTTGAATGATCGGCTTGTTCCTTATTCTTTGCCATCACAGTCCTCATCACTGACCGCCTTAACGTTTCAAATTTTGCGCGAGTGTACTCGAAGGTGCCTCAAATTGAGTCTCTTGGACCTGTAACCCCCAAAGGCATTAAGCTTCTATTGTTTGGACCGTCCAATCTCAACCACTCGTTTGAGTAGATTCCTTAGAGTCCGGCAGGGTCCTTAATGACCTTTCTATAGTAATTTGTCAAAGGTGGCggtcctcctccttctcctcctccatgTTTGCATAGGTGACCCCAAATTTGAAAAAGAGATTGCGGGTAAGCCCTCAAGGACGGCATGGTGCATGGCTAATCTAATCGAAAAACCGCTTTTGGGAAAGGTGGGTATTTGCAATGCCAGCACCAGATTTTTCGCACTGCCAGTTGGGGAACAAGAGGGTGGTACTCTTTGGCTTCAATGTCAAAGTTGTTACCTGAAATTAGAAGGTGGAAATCAGCACCAGACTCAATGATTATGAGCGAAATTGCGTTGCCTTTGATATAACTGAGAAGGGGTTTGAGGGACACAATGTTGGAGGGTGGCGGAAAGCGAGTTTTAAGTTTCAGAAGTATGGAACCGAAGAAGTGGCCATGGCGATCAAACTTTTTGACGATCAAACTTGATCGTACCAACTACCCTCTTTGACGATCAAACtagaaaaattagttttaatgtCTCCAACTTTTTGACGATCAAACTTGATCGTACCAACTACCCTCTTTGGCATGCACAAATGCTCCCCATGCTTCGTAGCAGGAACCTCGTCTCCTTCGCTGATGGCATTAGTCAGTGTCCTTCGGCTTTTCTCAAAGATACTGACGGCAATCTCACCACTGCTGTCAACCCCGCTTTCGAACTCTGGATGCAGTAGGATGCCATGGTTATATCATGGATCAACAGTTCCGTTCACCCCACAGTTTTGGCCACTCTTATTGGCAAAACTAGTTCTCACTCCGCTTGGACTTCTCTCCGTGAGCGTTATGCTTCCACCTCGACTGGTCGTCTTTTGCAACTCCGGAGTGATCTGATGAACACGCATCGTGGTGATTCATCCATTGCTGATTTTTTGGATCATGTGAACTCTCTCGCTGACACTCTATCTCTCTCGGGGTCTCCTGTTTCAGACTCAGACTTGGTCGTCATTGTTCTCAACAACGTTGGTCTTGCGTTTGAAAGCACTGTCTCGTCTGCTCAAGCTCGAGAGGATGCCATCTCCTATGGTGCTTTGGAGGCCTTGCTTCTCGGTACCGAACGTCGTCAAAAGATGAGTCAGGTGGTCCACCTTGATGCTGCCCCTACTGCTCTCGTTGCTGGTTGTGGCGGGCGCGGTTTTCAGGCCGGTGCTGGTCGTGGTCGTGGTTTTCATGCTGCTGTGGGTGGTGGCGGCCATGCTCCTTTTCAAGGTGGTCGTGGCGTGATTCGACAGCCAGGGGCTCGTGCTCCTAATGATGGTGTCCTTGGTGTTGGCCCTCAGCAAGGTCCTGGCTTTAATCCCAATGGTCGTGTTCAGTGTCAAATCTGCCACAAACCTGGTCACTCTGCTATCAATTGCTACAATCGTATGAACATGGCATACGAAGGTCGTGTTCCTGCGCCCAAGCTTCAGGCCTTTGCTGCCGCTGCTCATGCTCCTGACTATCTCCCCGTGGCTCATCCTCATGTTCAAAATTGGTTCTTTGATTCTGGAGCTAATGCTCATATTACGAATGATCTGACACAAGTGGCTGATCCCAAAGAGTACACTGGAAATCACCATGTGAATGGTGTAGTTGGCGGCACAGGTTTGCATATCTCTAAAGTTGGTCACTCACATATTCGCACTCCCTCCCATACCTTTAATCTTTCCAACACCTTATATTGTCCCAATGCTTCTACCAATCTTATTTCTATCAATCGTTTTACTATGGATAACCACTGCTCCCTAACCTTATATCCCCATTCTTATCGTGTTCAGGACTTAACAACAGGGAGGACCCTTTTGCAAGGCCGGAGTAAGAACGGCTTCTATCCTTTTTCCAGTCTTTCATCAAACAATAAACATGGCGTTTTTGCATTTTATGGTGGTCGCGTCTCTGATGCAGTGTGGCACTCTAGATTAGGGCATCCTTCTTCTTctattttaaagtttttagtTGCTAGAAATAAATTGCCAATTCATGGCCATGTGACTTCTGCTCTATGTCATTCTTGTCCTCTAGGCAAAAGTCACAAGCTTCCCTTCCCGCTTTCCAgttcaaattccaaatttcctTTAGATTTAATTCATTCGGATGTATGGACTTCCCCGTCTTACTCGATTGATGGATTTAAAtattatgtgatttttattgatgattattcGCTCTACTCTTGGATATATCCTTTAAAACTAAAATCCGAAGTGTTTAATACTTTTGTCACTTTTAAGCAACTCGTTGAAAATATGTTTAGTAGACAAATCAAATCTTTGCAAACCGATGGTGGTGGCGAATATATAAATCATGCTTTTAAAACCTATTTATCCTCTCATGGCATTCATCATCATTTTACATGTCCTCATCACCCTGAACAAAATGGTCTTGCCGAACGTAAACATCGACATTTGGTTGAAACTGGCCTTACTCTTCTTGCTCATGCATCCATACCTGTCACGTTTTGGGTAGAAGCCTTTCACACTACCAATTATTTGATTAATCGTTTGCCCACCAAAGTTTTACATAATGCATCTCCCTTTCAAAAATTATTCTCCACTCCTCCTAACTATGAATTTTTAAAGGTTTTTGGATGTGCATGCTTCCCATATCTTCGCCCATATACTCAAACCAAACTTCAATTTCGGTCTaaaaagtgtatttttcttggaTATTCTTTAAATCAGCTGGGCTATCGTTGTTTTGATCCATCCACGGGCAAAATTTTTATGTCTCGCCATgttatttttgatgaaaaatgCTTTCCCTATAAGGATATGATTGTTCCTCCGATTCTGCATGCTTCATCCCCTGACATGATCAACATTGACCACATCCTGCCACCTACAGTCTCAAATCCCACCACCTCTCCCCATCTCAATCCTATTACCTTGCCAACTCCTTCTATCATGCCACCTACAAACCCACTCGCCCACACTTCCCACCGTGTCCACCCTATAACCTTGCCACTTAATCCTACACCACCTCTACCTTTATCTACTCCCACTCCACCGCCTGCCAACCCTTTTATTCCTATCTTACCAACCACTGTTCCTCCAGACTCCACTCTTTCCCATACCTCTAACCCTTCCCCATCCTTACCTTCCCCTGCGAATATTGGGATCACGAGCACTGTGCCCCTGACACCTCCTCTACCATCTCACTCCATGCTTACCCGAGACAAAGCTGGCATTCGTAAACCTAATCCCCGCTATGCTTTCATTGTTGTCACTAATACTTTGGTTGAACCTTCTAGTTTTACACAGGCTAACAAATGTCCACGATGGCGTCAAGCCATGGCTGAGGAGTTCACAGCTCTCCAACGCACTGGCACTTGGACTCTTGTGCCGCTTCAACCACATCTTAATGTTCTTCCCAATAAATGGGTTTACAGAATCAAACGAAAATCTGATGGCTCCATCGAACGCTTTAAAGCCCGACTTGTTGCTAATGGCTTTCATCAGCAGGAATGCCTTGACTATGCCGAAACGTTTAGTCCTGTGGTTACTCATGCCACCATCCGTTTAATTCTTTCTGTTGCACTACATTACAATTGGTCTATCCGACAGTTGGACGTTCAGAACGCCTTCTTACATGGTTCCCTCTCTGAAGATGTTTATATGTGACAACCCCAGGGCTTTGTTGATCCTCGGTTTCCAACTCATGTCTGCAAATTTCAACGTTCGCTTTATGGACTCAAACAAGCCCCCAAGGCGTGGTTTCAGTGCTTCTCCACTCATCTTGAGGCACTCGGGTTCATTGCTTCCCAAGCTGACTCATCCTTATTTACTTACTTTGATGGCACCACCATTATTTATCTCTTAATTTACGTTGATGACATTTTGGTCACTGGAAATAGTAGTTCGCAGATTGCCCGACTCATTGCTCAGCTTGGTTCACTTTTCTCtatgaaagatcttgggccCCTACATTATTTTCTAGGAATGGAGGCTACTCGTACCACATCTGGCTTTCATTTGTCCCAAGCCAAATATATCAGGGACCTTCTTCAACGAACACACATGGCCGACTGCAAGCCCATCCAAACGCCATCCTCTCCTGGACGTCGTTTGCTTCTTCACGAAGGCGATCCTCTTTCTGATGCTACTGAATACCGTAATGTCGTGGGTGCCCTTCAGTATTTGCTCTTTACTCGTCCCGACATTGCCTTCTCTGTCAATCAAGTctgtcagttcatgcactctcccACAACGGTCCACTGGGCTGCTGTCAAACGCATTTTGCGTTATCTTAAGGGCACTCATGATCATGGCTTGCTCTATCGTCCAAGTTCCCTATCCATCACAGCTTATGCGGATGCGGACTATGCCGGTGATCCTAATGATCGTCGTTCCACAGGCggttattgtatttttcttggcTCTAATTTAATTTCATGGAGCTCCAAGAAACAACGTGGCGTTTCTCGCTCAAGCACTGAAACTGAGTATTGTCAACTTGCCTATACTGCTGCTACTTTGTCTTGGTTTCGCAATTTATTTCATGATCTTCATCTTTATCTTACACCCCCTCAGTTATGGTGTGATAATATAAGTGCTCTTGCCGTTGCTTCGAACCCTGTATATCAAGCACGAATGCGGCATGTTGAAGTTGATTATCATTATGTTCGTGAGAAGGTTACTCAGAAGGAAATTATGGTAGGCTATGTTGCATCTCAGGATAAGGTAGCAGATTTTCTGACCAAAGGCTTGTCTTCCACTCGGTTTCAATTTCTTATTTCCAAGCTTCCTGTTCTTGGTCAAACGCTTAGCTTGCGGGGGCGTGATAAACCATAAGTTGGTTGTTTGCTATGACTCTTCCACTACAGATGTTGCTGCTAAGAGTTTGGGATATACTCTTGTATTATCTCTTATATTTCGGGATTGATATAGACTACTTAGTTGTAATCAGTTTGACTTGTAACT belongs to Malus sylvestris chromosome 17, drMalSylv7.2, whole genome shotgun sequence and includes:
- the LOC126612238 gene encoding uncharacterized protein LOC126612238 isoform X1 yields the protein MTTLTPSCTPCSRKTQSPSKPRPFPLPLASAQLGETKKITSGESDGFRGHFRPNQGELAGVKVSGDLRGFRGNFRPKHDELDIMLGAFIVTFPSSLVAQLLATKYCEWTPSKIT
- the LOC126612238 gene encoding uncharacterized protein LOC126612238 isoform X2, which codes for MTTLTPSCTPCSRKTQSPSKPRPFPLPLASAQLGETKKITSGESDGFRGHFRPNQGELAGVKVSGDLRGFRGNFRPKHDELDIMLGAFIVTFPSSLVAQLLATKY